The DNA window ATTTAGAAATTAACCCAATAGTAAAAGAAGCTTTAGAAAACAATAAACCTGTTGTAGCTCTTGAGTCTACAATAATATCACATGGAATGCCTTATCCTCAAAATGTGGAAGTTGCATTAGAAGTAGAAAAAATAGCTAGAGAAAATGGTGTAATTCCAGCTACAATAGGTATAATAAATGGTAAATTAAAAGTTGGTTTAACTGAAGATGAAATTAATTTTTTAGGAAAAGAAGGATTAAATGTACCAAAAGTTAGTAGACGTGATTTAGCATATGTTGTTAGTAATGGTTTAAATGGTGCAACTACTGTTGCAACTACTATGATAATTGCAGCATTAGCTGGAGTTAAAATATTTGCAACAGGAGGTATAGGTGGTGTTCATAGAAATGCTGAAGTAACTATGGATATATCTGCTGATTTAGAAGAATTAGCACAAACTAATGTCGCTGTAATTTGTGCCGGAGCAAAATCAATACTTGATTTACCTTTAACTTTAGAATACTTAGAAACAAAAGGTGTACCTGTATTAGGGTATAAAACTAAAGAATTACCTGCATTCTACACTATTAAAAGTGGCTACAATTTAGATTATGCTATAGAAACTCCAGAAGAATTTGCTAAATTATTAAAAACTAAATGGGATCTGTGTTTAAATGGCGGAGTTGTAATAGCAAATCCAATCCCAGAAGAATATGCAATGGATTTTGATACTATAACTAATGCAATAAATGAAGCTTTAGAAGAAGCTGAAAAATCAGGAATAAAAGGTAAAGATTCTACTC is part of the Streptobacillus felis genome and encodes:
- a CDS encoding pseudouridine-5'-phosphate glycosidase, translated to MKQYLEINPIVKEALENNKPVVALESTIISHGMPYPQNVEVALEVEKIARENGVIPATIGIINGKLKVGLTEDEINFLGKEGLNVPKVSRRDLAYVVSNGLNGATTVATTMIIAALAGVKIFATGGIGGVHRNAEVTMDISADLEELAQTNVAVICAGAKSILDLPLTLEYLETKGVPVLGYKTKELPAFYTIKSGYNLDYAIETPEEFAKLLKTKWDLCLNGGVVIANPIPEEYAMDFDTITNAINEALEEAEKSGIKGKDSTPFLLDKVKKITAGKSLNANIQLVYNNVRLAANIAKELVKL